One stretch of Streptomyces sp. R21 DNA includes these proteins:
- a CDS encoding discoidin domain-containing protein, with amino-acid sequence MHLNASAPPPTPTRARTVGVVIAAVLLLVGGLLLTYPDRAGAAADPLISNGRPATASSVESSALGPQNAVDGAPATRWASAEGKDPQWISVDLGATADVTRVALRWEAAYAKAYRIEVSADGATWTRLASETAGNGGTDDWTALSGQGRYLRVYGTARGTSYGYSLYEVEVYGTFDGGPPPTGAFTVVAAGDIAAQCTASDSGCAHPKTAALAQRINPKFYLTMGDNQYDDARIADYRAYYDKTWGVFKDRTHPVPGNHETYDPAGSLVGYKSYFGAIAYPQGKSYYSFDEGSWHFIALDSNSFDQSAQIDWLKADLAHNSKACIAAYWHHPLYSSGGHGNDPVSKPVWKILYAARTDLVLNGHDHHYERFAPQDPDGRATADGIVEIVGGMGGAEPYPIENVQPNSQKRISGQYGVLKLDFTDSGYGWTYVGTDDQIKDTSPKYACH; translated from the coding sequence ATGCACCTGAACGCCTCAGCTCCGCCCCCCACGCCCACGCGGGCCCGTACGGTAGGCGTGGTCATCGCCGCCGTACTCCTCCTCGTCGGCGGCCTGTTGCTCACCTACCCCGACCGGGCCGGCGCCGCCGCCGACCCCCTCATCTCGAACGGCAGGCCCGCCACGGCGTCCTCCGTCGAGAGCTCCGCACTCGGCCCGCAGAATGCCGTCGACGGCGCCCCGGCCACCCGCTGGGCGAGCGCCGAGGGCAAGGACCCGCAGTGGATCTCCGTCGACCTCGGTGCCACCGCCGATGTCACGCGGGTGGCGCTGCGTTGGGAGGCCGCGTACGCCAAGGCGTACCGCATCGAGGTCTCCGCCGACGGCGCCACCTGGACCCGCCTCGCGAGTGAGACGGCCGGGAACGGCGGCACCGACGACTGGACCGCTCTCTCCGGCCAGGGCCGCTACCTGCGCGTGTACGGCACGGCGCGCGGCACGTCGTACGGCTACTCGCTGTACGAGGTCGAGGTGTACGGCACGTTCGACGGCGGGCCCCCGCCGACCGGCGCCTTCACCGTGGTCGCCGCCGGTGACATCGCTGCCCAGTGCACCGCCTCCGACAGCGGCTGCGCCCACCCGAAGACCGCAGCGCTGGCCCAGCGGATCAACCCGAAGTTCTATCTGACGATGGGCGACAACCAGTACGACGACGCCCGGATCGCCGACTACCGCGCCTACTACGACAAGACCTGGGGCGTCTTCAAGGACAGGACCCACCCAGTCCCGGGCAACCACGAGACATACGACCCGGCAGGCTCCCTGGTCGGCTACAAGTCGTACTTCGGGGCGATCGCCTACCCCCAGGGCAAGAGCTACTACAGCTTCGACGAAGGCAGTTGGCACTTCATCGCCCTCGACTCCAACTCCTTCGACCAGAGCGCCCAGATCGACTGGCTCAAGGCCGACCTCGCCCACAACAGCAAGGCGTGCATCGCCGCCTACTGGCACCACCCGCTCTACTCCTCGGGCGGACACGGCAACGACCCGGTCAGCAAGCCGGTTTGGAAGATCCTCTACGCGGCCCGAACCGACCTCGTGCTCAACGGGCACGACCACCACTACGAGCGGTTCGCCCCGCAGGATCCCGACGGGCGGGCCACGGCCGACGGCATCGTGGAGATCGTCGGCGGCATGGGCGGCGCCGAGCCGTACCCCATCGAGAACGTCCAGCCCAACAGCCAGAAGCGGATCAGCGGTCAATACGGCGTCCTGAAACTGGACTTCACCGACTCCGGCTATGGCTGGACCTACGTGGGAACGGACGACCAGATCAAGGACACCAGCCCGAAGTACGCCTGCCACTGA
- a CDS encoding MFS transporter, with the protein MYLATTGRRDTSAPPSTGGAGRRVPGTVLALGTVSLVTDISSEMVTAVLPLYLVLGLGLSPLQFGFLDGLFNGGSAVVRLLAGHAADRGHRHKRVAGIGYALSACSRLGLLLAGGAATGIAAALATDRIGKGIRTAPRDALITLSSPPDALGRSFGVHRAMDTTGALLGPLAAFALLGATADAYDAVFVVSFCVGLLGVLLLVLYVPGHRPAPSTPVSTPRTGKAFGALRDPAFRRIVAAAALLGAATIGDAFVYLLLQRRLNLPVGWFPLLPLGAAACYLVLAVPAGRIADRAGRRLPFLYGHLALLAVYTVLLAPADGPPLLLLVPVLALLGVFYATTDGVLMALAGSVLPPDGSAGGLALLQTGQALSRMLAAAGFGAAWTVWGPRPALWAATSVLLAALAGGWALLPRTASDAPGSAEPPGDQNPERRTA; encoded by the coding sequence ATGTATTTGGCGACCACAGGCCGCCGGGACACGTCGGCCCCGCCCTCCACCGGCGGGGCGGGCCGACGCGTCCCCGGCACCGTACTGGCACTCGGCACGGTCAGCCTCGTCACCGACATCTCCTCCGAGATGGTCACCGCGGTGCTGCCGCTCTACCTCGTCCTCGGACTGGGTCTCTCACCCCTCCAATTCGGCTTCCTGGACGGCCTGTTCAACGGCGGCTCCGCCGTCGTACGACTGCTCGCCGGGCACGCCGCCGACCGCGGCCACCGGCACAAACGGGTCGCCGGCATCGGCTACGCCCTCTCCGCCTGCTCCCGCCTCGGCCTGCTGCTCGCGGGCGGCGCCGCCACCGGCATCGCGGCGGCCCTCGCCACCGACCGGATCGGCAAGGGCATCCGTACGGCGCCACGCGACGCCCTGATCACCCTGAGCAGCCCGCCCGACGCACTCGGCCGCTCCTTCGGCGTGCACCGGGCCATGGACACCACCGGCGCGCTGCTGGGCCCGCTCGCCGCGTTCGCCCTGCTCGGCGCCACCGCCGACGCCTACGACGCGGTGTTCGTCGTCAGCTTCTGCGTCGGCCTGCTCGGGGTACTGCTCCTCGTCCTGTACGTCCCCGGGCACCGGCCGGCACCGTCGACGCCGGTCTCAACACCCCGTACAGGCAAGGCGTTTGGCGCACTACGAGATCCCGCCTTCCGACGGATAGTCGCAGCCGCCGCACTGCTCGGCGCCGCCACCATCGGCGACGCGTTCGTCTACCTCCTGCTCCAACGCCGACTGAACCTCCCCGTCGGCTGGTTCCCGCTGCTGCCGCTCGGCGCGGCCGCGTGCTACCTGGTGCTCGCCGTCCCGGCGGGCCGGATCGCGGACCGGGCGGGGCGACGGCTGCCCTTCCTGTACGGACATCTCGCACTGCTCGCCGTGTACACGGTGCTCCTCGCCCCGGCCGACGGCCCGCCCCTGCTCCTCCTCGTGCCGGTCCTCGCGCTGCTCGGCGTCTTCTATGCCACCACCGACGGGGTGCTGATGGCCCTCGCCGGGTCCGTGCTGCCCCCGGACGGCAGCGCGGGCGGACTCGCTCTGCTCCAGACCGGCCAGGCGCTGTCGCGGATGCTCGCCGCGGCGGGCTTCGGCGCCGCATGGACGGTGTGGGGACCGCGCCCCGCGCTGTGGGCGGCGACGTCGGTCCTGCTCGCCGCTCTCGCGGGCGGCTGGGCACTGCTGCCGCGCACCGCGTCCGACGCCCCGGGCTCCGCAGAGCCACCGGGAGACCAGAACCCCGAGAGGCGGACCGCATGA
- a CDS encoding TolB family protein: MTARFPGPPNPLGPRARIAVLVAAVLLLAAGSVGYVLHSEARSDGQRGAADASFTLDGPALYFRDTATGRVAHQPLAGTRGDRTTGGPVCDRFHAAGGTALCLRAKPGVLPKTYAIVLDRRLREVRRITVPGIPTRARVSASGRMLAWTVFATGDSYATTAFSTRTAVLDLRTGYLIKSIEEIPLTIDGARHHAPDVNYWGVTFARDDNRFYATVSTKGRTYLVEGDMKNWSATALRQNAECPSLSPDNTRIAFKKKLSGDPAAPWRLYVLDLRTMREWPLAETRGVDDQAAWLDDGTIAYALPGAGGGRTSDIWTVPADGTGAPHKAVAGGSSPVAVG; encoded by the coding sequence ATGACGGCCAGGTTCCCCGGACCCCCGAACCCGCTCGGCCCCCGGGCCCGTATCGCCGTCCTGGTGGCCGCGGTGCTGCTCCTCGCGGCCGGATCCGTGGGGTACGTGCTGCATTCAGAAGCCCGGTCGGACGGCCAACGGGGCGCAGCCGACGCCTCGTTCACCCTCGACGGTCCCGCGCTGTACTTCCGGGACACGGCCACCGGACGCGTCGCGCACCAGCCGCTCGCCGGAACCCGCGGCGACCGCACCACCGGCGGCCCCGTCTGCGACCGGTTCCACGCGGCCGGCGGCACCGCCCTCTGCCTGCGCGCGAAGCCCGGGGTGCTGCCGAAGACGTACGCGATCGTGCTCGACCGGCGGCTTCGCGAGGTGCGCCGGATCACCGTGCCCGGCATCCCGACCCGGGCCCGCGTCTCCGCCTCCGGACGGATGCTGGCCTGGACGGTGTTCGCCACCGGCGACTCGTACGCCACCACCGCCTTCTCCACCCGGACCGCCGTCCTCGACCTGCGCACCGGCTACCTGATCAAGTCCATCGAGGAGATCCCCCTCACCATCGACGGCGCCCGCCACCACGCCCCCGACGTCAACTACTGGGGGGTGACCTTCGCCCGCGACGACAACCGCTTCTACGCGACGGTCTCCACCAAGGGCCGCACCTACCTCGTGGAGGGCGACATGAAGAACTGGTCGGCGACGGCGCTGAGGCAAAACGCCGAGTGTCCCTCCCTGTCGCCCGACAACACCCGGATCGCCTTCAAGAAGAAGCTCTCCGGCGACCCGGCCGCGCCCTGGCGGCTGTACGTCCTCGACCTGCGGACCATGCGGGAGTGGCCGCTCGCCGAGACCCGGGGCGTCGACGATCAGGCGGCCTGGCTGGACGACGGCACCATCGCCTACGCGCTGCCGGGTGCCGGCGGCGGCCGTACGAGCGACATCTGGACCGTCCCCGCGGACGGCACCGGCGCGCCCCACAAGGCCGTGGCGGGCGGGTCGTCGCCGGTGGCGGTGGGGTGA
- a CDS encoding FAD-dependent oxidoreductase produces MPRPLRVAIVGAGPAGIYAADALLKSPMAATEPGVSIDLFERMPAPFGLIRYGVAPDHPRIKGIITALHQVLDKPQIRLFGNVDYPGDINLDDLRAFYDAVIFSTGATADRALDIPGIGLDGSYGAADFVSWYDGHPDVPRTWPLEDEKVAVLGVGNVALDVARILAKTADELLPTEIPPNVHEGLQANKAREIHVFGRRGPAQAKFSPMELRELDHSPTIEVIVDPEDIDYDEGSIATRRGNKQADMVAKTVENWAIRDVGERPHKLFLHFFESPTEILGEDGKVVGLRTERTALDGTGNVKGTGEFKDWDVTGIYRAVGYLSDSLAKLPWDVESGTVPDKGGRVIEDSGEHLQSTYVTGWIRRGPVGLIGHTKGDANETVASLLDDHANGRLQEPTSPAPESVDAFLAERNVRYTTWEGWYRLDAAEKALGEPQGRERVKIVEREDMLKASEA; encoded by the coding sequence ATGCCCCGCCCCCTGCGGGTAGCCATCGTCGGTGCCGGACCCGCTGGGATCTACGCCGCCGACGCGCTGCTCAAGTCACCGATGGCCGCCACCGAGCCCGGCGTCTCCATCGACCTCTTCGAGCGCATGCCGGCACCCTTCGGTCTGATCCGTTACGGCGTCGCCCCCGACCACCCGCGTATCAAGGGCATCATCACGGCCCTCCACCAGGTGCTCGACAAGCCGCAGATCCGCCTCTTCGGCAACGTCGACTACCCGGGCGACATCAACCTGGACGACCTGCGCGCCTTCTACGACGCGGTGATCTTCTCGACCGGCGCCACCGCCGACCGGGCCCTCGACATACCCGGCATCGGCCTGGACGGCTCCTACGGCGCCGCCGACTTCGTGTCCTGGTACGACGGCCACCCCGACGTTCCGCGAACCTGGCCGCTGGAGGACGAGAAGGTCGCCGTCCTCGGCGTCGGCAACGTCGCGCTGGACGTGGCGCGCATCCTGGCCAAGACGGCGGACGAACTGCTGCCCACCGAGATCCCGCCGAACGTTCACGAGGGTCTGCAGGCCAACAAGGCCCGCGAGATCCACGTCTTCGGCCGCCGGGGCCCGGCGCAGGCGAAGTTCAGCCCGATGGAACTGCGCGAGCTGGACCACTCGCCCACCATCGAGGTCATCGTCGACCCCGAGGACATCGACTACGACGAGGGCTCGATCGCCACCCGGCGCGGCAACAAGCAGGCCGACATGGTCGCCAAGACGGTGGAGAACTGGGCGATCCGCGACGTCGGCGAGCGGCCGCACAAGCTGTTCCTGCACTTCTTCGAGTCGCCGACCGAAATCCTCGGCGAGGACGGCAAGGTCGTCGGCCTGCGCACCGAGCGCACGGCCCTCGACGGCACCGGCAACGTCAAGGGCACCGGCGAGTTCAAGGACTGGGACGTCACCGGGATCTACCGCGCCGTCGGCTACCTCTCCGACTCGCTGGCCAAGCTGCCCTGGGACGTCGAGTCGGGCACAGTGCCGGACAAGGGCGGCCGGGTGATCGAGGACTCCGGCGAGCACCTGCAGTCGACGTACGTCACCGGCTGGATCCGGCGCGGTCCGGTGGGCCTGATCGGCCACACCAAGGGTGACGCCAACGAGACGGTCGCCAGCCTGCTGGACGACCACGCGAACGGCCGTCTGCAGGAGCCGACCTCGCCCGCCCCGGAGTCGGTGGACGCCTTCCTGGCCGAGCGGAACGTGCGCTACACGACGTGGGAGGGCTGGTACCGGCTCGACGCCGCGGAGAAGGCGCTGGGCGAGCCGCAGGGCCGCGAGCGCGTGAAGATCGTCGAACGCGAGGACATGCTCAAGGCGAGCGAGGCGTAA
- a CDS encoding SpoIIE family protein phosphatase — protein sequence MFDEPTSPRVAMLLRRILDDTEAAVGVLDIELRYRYVNPTLARMNGVPAGDHIGRTIAEIVPDIDAGEDVMRRVLKDGRPREIVSSGHTRAESPLERRYWHGAYHRLEAPDGAVLGVVGILLEISAAREQQRALEQARERLALLDAAATRIGTTLDMDTTCGELADFLVSRIADVATVEVFPQTGSTRRPGGGVLRLRRAAMASVPELREAVRRFGPPGSYVDYQPGSTIPRCLETRLPVIENLLADEELGRSAPHPDRVAAYRKLGIHSALVVPLTARDHDVGTVTLIRAGNSPAFGEEDSVVALDLAGRAAISLDNARRYTAEHNAVVELQRAMLAEPGRPHPDVDIAHRYRPAGRRVLVGGDWFEIVALPGGRTLMAVGDVMGHGLEAAVEMSRYQAMLRVAASEHLPPDRILERMDVLLGQVGVQRPATCVIAIADPADGTCLYASAGHLPPAVVAPDGAVVLVPVPPGPPLGMGFGGYETMAAPCRAGHTLLLYTDGLVERRSEDIDASLSRLTGLRLTGRESTEQLLDRLLDDVAPSDAEDDFAVLAARVTRMSPPDEHPRRDAR from the coding sequence GTGTTCGACGAACCCACGTCGCCGCGCGTCGCCATGCTGCTGCGACGGATCCTCGATGACACCGAAGCCGCGGTCGGCGTCCTCGACATCGAGCTGCGCTACCGGTACGTCAACCCCACGCTCGCCCGTATGAACGGCGTCCCGGCCGGCGACCACATCGGTCGCACCATCGCCGAGATCGTCCCCGACATCGACGCGGGCGAGGACGTGATGCGCCGGGTCCTCAAGGACGGCCGCCCCCGCGAGATCGTCTCCAGTGGGCACACCCGCGCCGAATCGCCGTTGGAGCGCCGCTACTGGCACGGCGCCTACCACCGGCTGGAGGCTCCGGACGGCGCCGTACTCGGTGTCGTAGGAATCCTTCTGGAGATCTCGGCGGCGCGGGAGCAGCAGCGCGCGCTGGAGCAGGCCCGCGAGCGGCTCGCCCTGCTGGACGCGGCCGCCACCCGGATCGGGACCACACTCGACATGGACACCACCTGCGGCGAGCTGGCCGACTTCCTGGTGTCGCGGATCGCCGACGTGGCGACGGTGGAGGTGTTCCCGCAGACGGGATCCACCCGCAGGCCCGGCGGCGGGGTGCTGCGGCTGCGCCGGGCGGCGATGGCCTCCGTACCGGAACTGCGCGAGGCCGTACGGCGGTTCGGCCCGCCGGGGTCGTACGTCGACTACCAGCCGGGGTCGACGATCCCGCGCTGTCTGGAGACGCGACTGCCGGTCATCGAGAACCTGCTCGCGGACGAGGAACTGGGCCGCTCCGCCCCGCACCCCGACCGGGTCGCCGCCTACCGGAAGCTGGGCATCCACTCGGCGCTGGTCGTCCCGCTGACGGCCCGCGACCACGACGTCGGCACCGTCACCCTGATCCGGGCCGGCAACTCGCCCGCGTTCGGCGAGGAGGACTCGGTGGTCGCCCTGGACCTGGCGGGCCGTGCCGCGATCAGCCTGGACAACGCGCGCCGCTACACCGCCGAGCACAACGCGGTCGTCGAGCTGCAGCGGGCGATGCTCGCCGAGCCGGGCCGACCGCACCCCGACGTGGACATCGCCCACCGGTACCGGCCCGCCGGGCGGCGCGTGCTGGTCGGCGGCGACTGGTTCGAGATCGTCGCGCTGCCGGGCGGCCGGACCCTGATGGCGGTCGGGGACGTGATGGGCCACGGTCTGGAGGCGGCTGTGGAGATGAGCCGCTACCAGGCGATGCTGCGGGTGGCGGCGAGCGAGCACCTGCCGCCGGACCGGATCCTGGAACGGATGGACGTGCTGCTGGGCCAGGTCGGCGTACAGCGCCCGGCGACCTGCGTGATCGCCATCGCCGACCCCGCCGACGGAACCTGTCTGTACGCCAGCGCCGGCCACCTCCCGCCCGCCGTCGTCGCTCCCGACGGCGCGGTCGTCCTGGTCCCGGTGCCCCCGGGCCCACCCCTCGGCATGGGCTTCGGCGGCTACGAGACCATGGCCGCCCCCTGCCGCGCGGGCCACACCCTGCTGCTCTACACAGACGGTCTGGTCGAGCGCCGCAGCGAGGACATCGACGCCTCGCTCTCCCGCCTCACCGGGCTCCGGCTCACCGGCCGGGAATCGACCGAGCAACTCCTCGACCGGCTCCTCGACGACGTCGCCCCATCCGACGCGGAGGACGACTTCGCCGTCCTGGCCGCCCGCGTCACCCGGATGTCCCCGCCGGACGAGCACCCGCGCCGCGACGCCCGTTGA
- a CDS encoding helix-turn-helix domain-containing protein yields the protein MPRRQPLSPPLHLALSTETAAPADRVSSWQHALSGAFVSQDVLVQDPDAWRASMWADRIGSLQIAMEESDPVKVVRTPEQIASDSKAHLFARLQLHGTAALFQDGRSTQLGPGLLAFYDASSPFKLVMPERYRACVLMMPRRLLRLDDTQIRRLTATAVDDAPGGPAALLLPLLSGLVSQIRTTPPVLREKLARTVTDLLATLAAGQSGPQGPAPGAAGPTLLDQVKASVERRLGEPELSPRLLADEHGISVRYLHKLFQEQGTTVGRWIRQRRLEACKTELARRDGADRVIGTVAARWGFSSPAHFSHVFRSAYGMSPGEWRASAAATAQDG from the coding sequence ATGCCCCGTCGACAGCCGCTGAGTCCACCGCTTCACCTGGCCCTCTCGACGGAGACGGCTGCGCCTGCGGACCGGGTGTCCTCCTGGCAGCACGCCCTGTCCGGGGCCTTCGTCAGCCAGGACGTCCTGGTCCAGGACCCCGACGCATGGCGGGCGTCGATGTGGGCCGACCGGATCGGTTCGTTGCAGATCGCCATGGAGGAGTCCGATCCGGTCAAGGTCGTGCGTACGCCCGAGCAGATCGCCTCGGACAGCAAGGCGCACCTCTTCGCCCGCCTCCAACTGCACGGCACGGCGGCGCTGTTCCAGGACGGCCGCTCGACGCAGCTCGGCCCGGGGCTTCTCGCCTTCTACGATGCGAGCAGCCCGTTCAAACTCGTCATGCCCGAGCGCTACCGCGCCTGTGTTCTGATGATGCCCCGCAGGCTGCTGCGACTGGACGACACGCAGATACGTCGCCTCACCGCGACGGCCGTCGACGATGCCCCCGGCGGGCCTGCCGCACTGCTCCTGCCGCTCCTGTCCGGCCTGGTGTCGCAGATCCGCACAACGCCGCCGGTCCTGCGCGAGAAGCTCGCCCGCACCGTCACGGACCTCCTCGCCACCTTGGCAGCGGGTCAGTCGGGTCCCCAGGGGCCCGCTCCGGGAGCGGCAGGGCCGACACTGCTCGACCAGGTGAAGGCGTCCGTCGAACGCCGTCTCGGTGAGCCGGAACTGTCGCCCCGGCTGCTCGCCGACGAGCACGGCATCTCCGTGCGTTACCTGCACAAACTCTTCCAGGAGCAGGGCACCACCGTGGGCCGCTGGATACGACAGCGCCGGCTCGAAGCCTGCAAGACCGAACTCGCCCGGCGTGACGGGGCAGACCGAGTGATCGGCACCGTGGCCGCACGCTGGGGGTTCTCCAGCCCCGCCCACTTCAGCCACGTCTTTCGCAGCGCCTACGGGATGTCGCCGGGCGAGTGGCGCGCCTCCGCCGCCGCGACCGCCCAGGACGGCTGA